The sequence below is a genomic window from Bradyrhizobium septentrionale.
GGACACCGCGCCGCCCGAGATCCGCAAGACGCTCGGCAATTATCCGGTGCTGGGCAAGGAAGCCGCGAAGCGGATTCCGCATGCGCAGCTGATCGAATTCCCCGACCTCGGCCATTCGCCGCAGATCCAGGCGCCGGCGCGCTTCCACGAGGCGCTGCTCGGCTGGCTGCAGCATCCGGAGACCGGCGCGACGCTGGTCAAGTAGGAGCCTCGAGGATGGCATCATGACGACAGTCGAACTGGTCAGCGTGTTCACGGTGGATGGGCAGGGCGGCAATCCCTGTCCCATCGTGGCCGATGCCAGCGGCATGAGCGCATCCGAGATGCAGGACGTTGCCCGCCGCCATGGTCATGAATCCGGCTTCGTGTTGCCGGCGGAGAGTGACGATTTCGACGCGACGTTCCGCTTCTTCGTTCCGAACCACGAAATGGAAATGTGCGGCCACGCCACCATCGGTGCGCTCTGGCTGCTTGCACGGCAGGGACGACTGCCGGGCGATACGATCCGGATTGCAACGCGCAGCGGTCCCGTCACCGGCTTCATCAGCCGGGATCGTAGCGGCGAGCCCCGTGTCGAGATCACCCAGCCGGTCGGAAAGACCGTTCCGCTCAACGCCGAGCAACGCGATGACGTGCTCCGGGCGCTCGCGGTCGGGCCGGATGCGATCGGCAATGAACCGCTCTGCAATGCGGTCACATCGCGGGTCAAGACATTGATTCCGATGCGCTCGCCGGAGACGCTGAATGCGCTTGAGCCTTCGGTCGGGGACGTCGAGGGGGTCTGCGGGCGGATCGGATCGACCGGGCTCTATCCATTCGCGGTGGTCGACCGCGCGGCGCGCCTGTTCGAGGCACGGCAATTCCCGCGCTCATCCGGTTATCGCGAGGACGCCGCAACCGGCATCGCGGCTGCGGCGCTGGCGTTCGGCTTGCTCGATTACGGCCTGGTCACGCCTGATGACGACGAGATTCGGATCCTGCAGGGCAGGGCGATGGGGCGCCTGTCGGAGATCCGCGTCCGCATCGGCTTCGCCGGCGGCCGGCCGGTCGGCTGCCTGCTTGGCGGCAATGTCGTGCTGCTGGCTACGCCGTCACGCTGAAACGCGCTGATGTCGACGGTCGCTCGGGGCACTGGGTCGCAAAGCGTATCTAGGTCGATTCGGCGACCCGTCTGGCCCGCTCCTGCGCCCTTGCGTGCACGGGTGAGGACTTTCGCGCGCCGGGGCCCGGATGGACGTGGACATCCTTCGCGCTCAGCGGTTCGCCGCATTCCGAACAGACCATGACGGGGTCGAACATCTTCTTGCAGGTCTTGTGTTCGTGCAGCATCGGCCGGCCGCGCGCGTCGACCATGTGGATGTTGCCCCAGTGCACGATCGACATGATGATCGGATAGAGGTCGAGGCCCTTCTGGGTCAGGATGTATTCGTAGCGCTTCGGCGCCTCCTGATAGGGAATCTTGCGCAGCACGCCGAAGCGCACCAGCTTCTTCAGCCGGTCCGCGAGCAAATGGCGGGTGATCCCGAGCGACGCCTGGAAGTCATCGAACCTGCGGATGCGCAGGAAACATTCGCGCAGGATCAGCAGGCTCCAGCGGTCACCGATCACCGCGACGGTGCGGGCCAGCGAGCACGGCTCCTCCTCGAGGGTATCCCATTTCATCAGCGTCTCCGGCGCTCTGCGACGACAATAGAAGTGAAATTCTAAAACAGAACTGACGTCATTTCAATAGGATGCCTCGAACTGGCCTATGGTTCGGCTATAGGATGACAAATATCATATTGACAGTTCTAAAATAGAACTTATGGTCCGCCCCACGATCAACCCGGCCGAGCAGACGGCCGCCGACAATCGAAGGGAAGGGCGTTCCATGGCTGCTCCGCTCAAGGTCGAATTCCACTTCGATTTCGGAAGTCCGAACGCCTACCTCGCGGAACTGGCGCTGCCGGAGATCGAGAAGCGTACCGGCGTGAAGTTCGACTACGTGCCGGTGCTGCTTGGCGGCGTCTACAAGGCGACCGGCAACATGTCGCCCGGCGAGTCGCTGCGCGGGATCAAGAACAAGCCGGAATACAACGCGCTCGAGACCGAGCGCTTCCTGCGGCGCCACAACATCACGACGTTCAGATCGAACCCGTTCTTCCCGGTCAACACGCTGATGCTGATGCGTGGCGTCGTTGCGGCCGATTTCGAAGGGCTGTTCGAGCCCTATTTCCGCGCGGCCTATCACCACATGTGGTCCGAGCCCAAGAAGATGGACGATCCGCAGGTGTTCCGCGAGGCGTTCCTGTCCTCCGGCCTCGATATCGACCGCATTATCGCCCGCGCCCAGCAGGACGAGGTGAAGAAGAAGCTGATCGAGAACACCAGCAATGCCGTGGCGCGCGGCTCGTTCGGCTCGCCGACTTTCTTCGTCGGCGACGAGATATTCTTCGGCAAGGACCGCTTGCGCGAAGTCGAGGAGGAGATCGTCGCGCAGCTGGCTGCGCCGCAGCGCAAGACCGCTTGAGCGGCAAATTCCTCAAGCCAACAAATCAAGCCCGAAGGGCTGCGACAGGGAGGTTTCAGTGCAGGCGTCGACGCAAGTGGCTGAAGGAAGTGTGGAAGGCTTGCCGAACCGCATCCACGAGGTGATCGATCACCATGTCGCGGCGACGCCGGATCATCTGGCGCTGGTCGACGACAAGATGCGGCTGACCTATCGCGAACTCGATCGAACGGTCGGCCGGGTCGCCGAGGCGTTGCGGACGCTCGGCATCCGCGCCGGTGACCGCCTGATGATCGTGAGCGAGAATTCCGTTCCGCTGGCCTGCCTGCTGCTGGCGGCGAGCCGGCTCGATGTCTGGTCGATCGTGGTCAATCCAAGGCTGTCGCCGCGAGAGCTCGATCAGATCAGGGATCACAGCGGCGCCCGCCGCGTGTTGCTGACTGCCGACGTCTCGCAGGAAGCAGCCACGCATGCCGCGCGCTATGAGGCTTCCGTGCAGGATGTCGGCCCGCTCCGCGGCGTCGCCGTCACCAGCCTGAATCTGGCAACGGTTGCCGAGCCGGTGGAGGCCGATGGCGCAAACCAGGTCGCGGTCCTCATCTACACCTCCGGCACCACGGGCACGCCAAAGGGCGTGATGCTGACCCATCGCAATCTGCTGTTCAGCGCCCGCGGCACCGCGGCCTTCCGCAAGATGGCGGCCGATGACGTGCAGTATTGCGTGCTGCCGATCTCGCATATCGTCGGCATCTCGCTGCTGACGATGACCTTGATGGTCGGCGCCACCGTGCGCCTGGTCGCCAAATACGATCCGGCCGCGCTGGTCAAGGCGATGGCCGAGGAGGGCATCACGATCCTGAACGGCGTGCCCGCGACCTATCAGCGTTTGCTGGAATACCGCCGCAATGCCGGCCTGCCGAAGCTCGATCGCGGCCGGTTGCGTGTGATCTCGGTGGCCGGCGCGCCGCTCGATCTCGAACTCAAATCCCGGGTCGAGCAGGAACTCGGGCTGCCTTTGCTCAACGGCTACGGTATCACCGAATGCTCGCCGGGCATCTCCGGTGTCCGGCCCGATAACCCGCGGGCCGACCACGCCGTCGGCACCGTCATGCCGGGCCTGGAGGCAAAGCTCGTCGGTCGCGACCTCAAGCCGGTGGCCGATGGCGAAGTCGGCGAGCTTCACGTCCGCGGCCCGAATGTGATGCGCGGCTATTACCGCGCTCCCGACCTGACTGCCAAGGCGATCGATCCCGACGGCTGGTTCAACACCGGCGATCTCGCCCGTTTCCAGGATGGCGCCCTCTACATCGTCGGGCGGACCAAGGAGATGATCATCCGCTCCGGCTTCAACGTCTATCCGGCCGAGATCGAGGCGGTGCTGAGCACGCATGACGCCGTTGTGCAGTGCGCCGTGGTCGGCCGGGCGGTCGAGGGCAATGAGGAGGTCGTCGCCTTCGTCCAGCTGATCAAGGGTTCGACCGTCACCGTGGCGGACCTGATGGCCCATGTTGCTCCGCAACTGACCTCGTACAAGCGTCCGACGGAGATTATCCTGATGGATGCTCTGCCCGCCACGTCGACGGGCAAGCTGCTGAAGCACAAGCTTGCGGAATCGTTGCGCAGCCAAGCCTAGCTCACGAGCCTGACGCTGACGCGTCGCCGCAGAACAGTTCACGCAAACAAGAGACCGGAGACCACCATGCAGAAGAGAAACAGGACGGTTGCCGTCATTGGTGCCGGTGATTTCATCGGCGGCGAGATCGCCAAGAAGTTCGCCTCCGAGGGCTTTACGGTCTTCGCCGGCCGCCGCAACGGCGACAAGCTCGCGCCGCTGGTCAAGGAGATCGAGGCGGCAGGCGGCGAGATCCATGCCCGCTCGCTCGATGCGCGCAAGGAGGAGGAGATCATCTCCTTCCTCAACGACGCCGACAAGCATGCGCCGCTCGAGGTCTGCATCTTCAACATCGGCGCCAACGTCAATTTCCCGATCCTGGAGACCACCGAGCGCGTGTTCCGCAAGGTCTGGGAGATGGCCTGCTATTCCGGCTTCCTGGCCGGACGCGAGGCGGCGCGGCTGATGACGGCGCGTGGCGAGGGCAACATCTTCTTCACCGGCGCGACCGCGTCGTTGCGCGGCGGCAGCGGTTATGCCGCCTTTGCCAGCGCCAAGTTCGGCCTGCGTGCGGTGGCGCAGGCGATGGCGCGCGAGCTCGGACCGAAGAACATCCATGTCGCGCACCTGATCATCGATTCCGGCGTCGACACCGAATGGGTGCGGCAGCGGCGCATCGAGGCGCTCGGCCCGAACGCGCTCGACGATCCCGATCTGCTGATGCCGCCGGCTTCGGTCGCGACCTCCTACTGGCAGCTCTACCAGCAGCCGAAGAGCGCCTGGACGTTTGAGCTTGAAATCCGGCCCTTCGGCGAGAAGTGGTAGGGAGCACGGCAGATGGAGCTCGCGCTATCTCCTGAAGATGCGGCGTTTCGCGACGAAGTCCGCGCCTTCATCAAGGACAATTATCCGGCGGAGATGCGCGTCCCCAATCCGGAGACCGATCTCTCCAAGGAGCAGATGCTGCTGTGGCATCGCATCCTGCACGCCAAGGGCTGGATCGCGCCGCTCTGGCCGAAGGAATATGGCGGGCCCGGCTGGTCGATCACGCGCCGCTTCATCTTCGACCAGGAGACGACGCGGGCCGGCACGATGCCACCGCTGGCGTTCAGCGTCACCATGGTCGGCCCCGTCATCTACACCTTCGGCAATGATGCGCAGAAGAAGAAGTTCTTGCCGCGCATCCTCTCCGGCGAGGACTGGTGGTGCCAGGGCTATTCGGAGCCGGGCTCTGGCTCCGACCTCGCCACCGTTCGCACCAAGGCGGTGCGCGACGGCGACCACTACGTCGTCAATGGGCACAAGACCTGGACCACGCTGGCGCAGCATGCCGACTGGATTTTCTGCCTGGTTCGTACCGATACCACCGCAAAGCCGCAGTCCGGCATCTCGTTCCTCTTGATCGACATGAAGTCGCCGGGCGTCACCGTCCGCCCGATCATCACAATCGACGGGTCGCACGAGGTCAACGACGTCTTCCTGGAAAACGTCCGCGTTCCCGCCGAGAACCTGATCGGTGAAGAGAACAAGGGCTGGACCTACGCCAAATTCCTGCTCGGCAATGAGCGCACCAGCATGGCCGGCATCGGCCGCTCGACGCGCTACATCGAACGGCTGAAGAAGATCGTCAAGGCCGAGATCCCCGAAGACGATCCCGCGCATCTGGAATTCATCCGGGACATCGCCCGCGTCGAGCTCGACGTGCTGGCGCTGGAAGCGACCGAGCTGCGCGTCGTCGCCCAGATGGCCCGTGGCATCGATCCGGGACCTGCGGCATCGCTGTTCAAGATCCGCGGCACCGAGATCTTCCAGGACATCACCGAGCTGACGCACCGCGCGATCGGCAATTACGGGCTTGCGATCCGCGAGTATCCGGTCAGCGCCAACCGTTTCATGCCGGGTCCGGACTACGGCCACACGGCGTCGGAGAAATATCTCAACTCGCGCAAGCTCTCGATCTACGGCGGATCGAACGAGATCCAGCGCAACATCATCGCCAAGGCGGTGCTTGGTCTCTAGGGCACGATCCGGACAAGCGGATCATGCGCAAACAAGGAGCTAACGCGCATCTCATCGCGCTTTGGCAACAGCGGCACGAGAGGATCGGATGGATATCCAGTTCACGGAAGAGCAGGAATTGTTGCGGTCCAGCGTCCAGCGGCTGCTGCGCGACCAGTATGATTTCGACGCCCGCCGCAAGATCGTCGCGAGCGAGGAGGGTTTTGGCCGCAAGCAATGGGCTGAATTCGCCGAGCTCGGCATGCTCGCGGCGCCATTCTCGGAAGCCGTTGGCGGGCTCGGCGGCGGGCCGCTGTCGACCATGATCATCATGCAGGAGTTCGGCCGCCATCTCGTGGTCGAGCCGTTCGTCGAGACGGTCGTGGTGGCCGGCGGCCTGATCGAGCAGGCGGGCTCCGACGCGCAGAAGCAGGCCTTCATTGCCGACATCATCGCAGGATCAAAACTTTGGGCGCTGGCCTGGACCGAGAAAGGCTCGCGCTTCGATCTCGCCACCGTCACTACCACGGCGCGCC
It includes:
- a CDS encoding PhzF family phenazine biosynthesis protein, with protein sequence MTTVELVSVFTVDGQGGNPCPIVADASGMSASEMQDVARRHGHESGFVLPAESDDFDATFRFFVPNHEMEMCGHATIGALWLLARQGRLPGDTIRIATRSGPVTGFISRDRSGEPRVEITQPVGKTVPLNAEQRDDVLRALAVGPDAIGNEPLCNAVTSRVKTLIPMRSPETLNALEPSVGDVEGVCGRIGSTGLYPFAVVDRAARLFEARQFPRSSGYREDAATGIAAAALAFGLLDYGLVTPDDDEIRILQGRAMGRLSEIRVRIGFAGGRPVGCLLGGNVVLLATPSR
- a CDS encoding winged helix-turn-helix transcriptional regulator gives rise to the protein MKWDTLEEEPCSLARTVAVIGDRWSLLILRECFLRIRRFDDFQASLGITRHLLADRLKKLVRFGVLRKIPYQEAPKRYEYILTQKGLDLYPIIMSIVHWGNIHMVDARGRPMLHEHKTCKKMFDPVMVCSECGEPLSAKDVHVHPGPGARKSSPVHARAQERARRVAEST
- a CDS encoding 2-hydroxychromene-2-carboxylate isomerase, producing MAAPLKVEFHFDFGSPNAYLAELALPEIEKRTGVKFDYVPVLLGGVYKATGNMSPGESLRGIKNKPEYNALETERFLRRHNITTFRSNPFFPVNTLMLMRGVVAADFEGLFEPYFRAAYHHMWSEPKKMDDPQVFREAFLSSGLDIDRIIARAQQDEVKKKLIENTSNAVARGSFGSPTFFVGDEIFFGKDRLREVEEEIVAQLAAPQRKTA
- a CDS encoding class I adenylate-forming enzyme family protein encodes the protein MQASTQVAEGSVEGLPNRIHEVIDHHVAATPDHLALVDDKMRLTYRELDRTVGRVAEALRTLGIRAGDRLMIVSENSVPLACLLLAASRLDVWSIVVNPRLSPRELDQIRDHSGARRVLLTADVSQEAATHAARYEASVQDVGPLRGVAVTSLNLATVAEPVEADGANQVAVLIYTSGTTGTPKGVMLTHRNLLFSARGTAAFRKMAADDVQYCVLPISHIVGISLLTMTLMVGATVRLVAKYDPAALVKAMAEEGITILNGVPATYQRLLEYRRNAGLPKLDRGRLRVISVAGAPLDLELKSRVEQELGLPLLNGYGITECSPGISGVRPDNPRADHAVGTVMPGLEAKLVGRDLKPVADGEVGELHVRGPNVMRGYYRAPDLTAKAIDPDGWFNTGDLARFQDGALYIVGRTKEMIIRSGFNVYPAEIEAVLSTHDAVVQCAVVGRAVEGNEEVVAFVQLIKGSTVTVADLMAHVAPQLTSYKRPTEIILMDALPATSTGKLLKHKLAESLRSQA
- a CDS encoding SDR family oxidoreductase, with translation MQKRNRTVAVIGAGDFIGGEIAKKFASEGFTVFAGRRNGDKLAPLVKEIEAAGGEIHARSLDARKEEEIISFLNDADKHAPLEVCIFNIGANVNFPILETTERVFRKVWEMACYSGFLAGREAARLMTARGEGNIFFTGATASLRGGSGYAAFASAKFGLRAVAQAMARELGPKNIHVAHLIIDSGVDTEWVRQRRIEALGPNALDDPDLLMPPASVATSYWQLYQQPKSAWTFELEIRPFGEKW
- a CDS encoding acyl-CoA dehydrogenase family protein; the protein is MELALSPEDAAFRDEVRAFIKDNYPAEMRVPNPETDLSKEQMLLWHRILHAKGWIAPLWPKEYGGPGWSITRRFIFDQETTRAGTMPPLAFSVTMVGPVIYTFGNDAQKKKFLPRILSGEDWWCQGYSEPGSGSDLATVRTKAVRDGDHYVVNGHKTWTTLAQHADWIFCLVRTDTTAKPQSGISFLLIDMKSPGVTVRPIITIDGSHEVNDVFLENVRVPAENLIGEENKGWTYAKFLLGNERTSMAGIGRSTRYIERLKKIVKAEIPEDDPAHLEFIRDIARVELDVLALEATELRVVAQMARGIDPGPAASLFKIRGTEIFQDITELTHRAIGNYGLAIREYPVSANRFMPGPDYGHTASEKYLNSRKLSIYGGSNEIQRNIIAKAVLGL